The Bos mutus isolate GX-2022 chromosome 7, NWIPB_WYAK_1.1, whole genome shotgun sequence genome window below encodes:
- the LOC102283296 gene encoding LOW QUALITY PROTEIN: olfactory receptor 2AJ1 (The sequence of the model RefSeq protein was modified relative to this genomic sequence to represent the inferred CDS: inserted 1 base in 1 codon) has product MERNNKTISTDFILLGLWPEFSHLVILIYLILLVYCMAVMSNVVLILLIWLDLQLHSPMYFLLSHLSLIDLALISTSVPKMVTNFFSGERIISQVGCGTXIFFSLTLGIAECLLLTLMSYDRYIAICNPLRYSIIISDVTCKKMVIVSWTGGAITSLVHTAYAMHFPICHPREILHFLCEVMALLKLTCEDISAYVKSVVVSSFLVVLIPLSLILASYTLIFLAVLRMNSSEGRNKALATCSSHLCVVSLYFGPAILVYMRPGSSKTPKLNQCLFMFNAILTPMLNPLIYSLRNKDVIEALKSRVINRFPLRKMKRHLHCYT; this is encoded by the exons ATGGAGAGAAACAATAAGACTATATCCACAGATTTTATTCTCCTGGGGCTCTGGCCTGAGTTCAGCCACCTTGTGATCCTTATCTACCTTATCCTTTTGGTCTACTGTATGGCTGTTATGAGCAATGTTGTTCTCATTCTCCTCATCTGGCTAGATTTGCAACTCCACTCCCCCATGTACTTTCTGCTCAGCCACCTCTCCCTCATTGACTTGGCCTTGATCTCAACTTCTGTCCCCAAAATGGTCACAAACTTCTTCTCAGGAGAAAGAATCATATCACAGGTAGGTTGTGGAA CGATCTTCTTCAGCTTAACCCTGGGAATTGCTGAGTGCCTCCTGCTAACTCTCATGTCCTATGACCGCTACATTGCCATCTGTAACCCACTTCGTTACTCAATCATTATCAGCGATGTCACCTGCAAAAAGATGGTCATTGTGTCCTGGACAGGGGGAGCAATAACTTCCCTGGTTCATACAGCCTATGCCATGCATTTTCCCATTTGTCACCCCCGAGAGATCCTGCATTTTTTGTGTGAGGTCATGGCCCTCTTGAAGCTCACTTGTGAGGACATTTCAGCCTATGTGAAGTCAGTGGTGGTCTCAAGCTTTCTGGTGGTCCTCATCCCTTTAAGTCTCATCCTGGCCTCCTACACCCTCATCTTTCTTGCTGTCCTCCGCATGAACTCCTCTGAGGGCAGGAACAAAGCTCTGgccacctgctcctcccaccttTGTGTGGTCAGCCTCTACTTTGGCCCTGCCATATTGGTCTACATGAGACCAGGGTCTTCTAAGACTCCCAAATTAAATCAATGTCTTTTTATGTTTAACGCCATCCTTACCCCTATGCTTAACCCACTCATCTATAGTCTGAGAAACAAGGATGTTATAGAAGCTTTGAAGAGTAGAGTCATCAATAGATTCCCCCtgagaaagatgaaaagacaTCTACATTGTTATACATGA